One part of the Pseudoalteromonas piscicida genome encodes these proteins:
- a CDS encoding DUF4336 domain-containing protein, with protein MSELIAIGKNIWIHNGPAVPFFGMPYTTRSTIVKLSSGALWVHSPGKLTDELLSELTQLGQVNYLISPNKLHHLFMGDWQEKFPHAIMFASPGVDKKRPDLTFHRQLGDMAEPEWQGDIEQLIFKGSAVMEEVVFFHKESSTLILTDLIENFHPNHFSGFKKVLAKITGIISPNGKTPIDWRTSFVFGKQQARACFSKMAAWQPQYIVIAHGECIETGAGAFLNRSFSWLGINKAA; from the coding sequence ATGAGCGAATTAATTGCAATTGGTAAAAACATTTGGATCCATAACGGCCCAGCTGTCCCATTCTTTGGCATGCCATACACTACCCGAAGCACCATAGTAAAGCTTTCCTCTGGCGCATTATGGGTGCACTCTCCAGGAAAATTAACCGATGAACTACTCAGTGAATTGACTCAACTTGGGCAAGTCAACTATCTAATTTCTCCAAATAAACTTCATCACCTATTTATGGGAGATTGGCAGGAAAAGTTCCCACATGCGATTATGTTTGCTTCTCCAGGTGTCGACAAAAAACGGCCAGATCTTACTTTTCACCGCCAACTGGGCGACATGGCAGAACCCGAGTGGCAAGGAGATATTGAGCAACTCATTTTTAAAGGCAGCGCGGTGATGGAAGAAGTCGTATTCTTCCACAAAGAGAGCAGTACATTAATTTTGACAGATCTTATCGAGAACTTTCACCCTAACCACTTCTCCGGTTTTAAAAAAGTATTAGCGAAAATCACTGGGATTATTAGCCCTAACGGTAAAACGCCCATAGACTGGCGAACTTCGTTTGTGTTTGGGAAGCAGCAGGCCCGAGCCTGTTTTTCAAAGATGGCTGCTTGGCAACCTCAATATATCGTTATTGCCCATGGTGAATGCATTGAAACAGGCGCTGGAGCATTTTTAAACCGCTCATTTTCTTGGCTGGGTATCAATAAAGCCGCGTAA
- a CDS encoding TetR/AcrR family transcriptional regulator — protein MKQSERKRLQILEAAQQLFAQHGAQNTSMDLIAKHAEVSKRTIYNHFETKELLLYNVLEHMMLQVDQGDIYQYRPDVSIAKQLQEIALREVNLLTSESFIKVARVAFIELLQDSTLAAHFNNSKVGCMRYLETFLADAVANNALYIEHQAFAAQQFLYQLKSFIFYPRLYGFDLTNTEETDFIVEQSVALFMARYGTEQRAQD, from the coding sequence ATGAAACAATCAGAAAGAAAGCGACTGCAAATTCTAGAGGCTGCCCAACAGTTATTTGCTCAACACGGTGCTCAAAATACCAGTATGGATCTCATCGCAAAGCACGCTGAAGTGTCTAAACGAACGATCTATAATCACTTCGAGACTAAAGAGCTGCTACTGTATAACGTACTTGAACACATGATGCTTCAGGTTGACCAAGGTGATATTTATCAATATCGACCCGATGTCTCGATTGCAAAACAACTTCAAGAAATCGCTTTACGAGAAGTCAATCTGCTCACTTCTGAATCATTTATCAAAGTGGCTCGCGTGGCATTTATCGAGTTGTTGCAAGACTCTACATTGGCTGCGCATTTCAATAACAGTAAAGTAGGTTGTATGCGTTATTTAGAAACGTTTTTAGCCGATGCTGTCGCTAACAATGCACTGTATATCGAACATCAGGCATTCGCAGCACAACAGTTCTTATATCAACTCAAGTCTTTTATCTTTTACCCACGGCTTTATGGATTTGATCTCACAAATACGGAGGAAACGGACTTTATTGTAGAGCAAAGCGTTGCGCTTTTTATGGCGAGATATGGGACTGAACAACGCGCCCAAGATTAA
- a CDS encoding MBL fold metallo-hydrolase has translation MASNLNAAVNQSGYSSTQYGDGKFHNIHETNKTSLGKTLEIFWRFFTEQKVNAVPKVDMPVKVLTEANLKALSDTQTHVIKLGHSSVLIKAQGQYLLIDPVFAERASPFSFIGPKRFHQPPITIESLPQIDKVLISHNHYDHLDKESVKRLADRVGAFYVPLGVEGDLQKWGVPAEKIKQFDWWQFEETAELTLTFTPTQHFSGRGLGDANKTLWGAWAIRTADKNIFFSGDSGYFAGFKEIGERLGPFDLTLIETGAYDKDWSDIHMTPEQSVQAHIDLRGTHMIPIHNGTFDLAFHSWFDPLARVKVAAEQNQVALVTPVVGEVLTLSETLSSSSWWEALMP, from the coding sequence ATGGCTTCTAATTTAAATGCTGCGGTAAATCAAAGTGGGTATTCATCAACTCAATATGGTGATGGTAAATTTCATAATATTCATGAAACGAATAAAACGAGCCTAGGTAAGACGCTGGAAATTTTCTGGCGCTTTTTTACCGAGCAAAAAGTCAATGCGGTGCCGAAGGTTGATATGCCAGTAAAAGTGCTCACCGAGGCGAATTTAAAGGCACTTTCTGATACGCAAACTCACGTTATCAAACTGGGTCATTCATCAGTACTTATTAAAGCGCAAGGGCAATATCTTCTGATTGACCCCGTTTTTGCTGAACGAGCATCACCATTTTCATTTATTGGTCCAAAGCGTTTTCATCAACCACCTATTACTATTGAATCATTGCCTCAAATTGATAAGGTGTTGATTTCACATAACCATTACGACCACCTAGACAAGGAAAGCGTAAAGCGATTAGCAGACAGAGTGGGGGCATTTTATGTACCTTTGGGCGTAGAAGGTGATTTGCAAAAGTGGGGAGTTCCCGCCGAGAAAATAAAGCAGTTTGACTGGTGGCAGTTTGAAGAAACCGCTGAGTTAACACTCACCTTTACACCTACTCAGCATTTTTCTGGACGTGGACTTGGAGATGCAAATAAAACCCTTTGGGGAGCGTGGGCTATTCGCACAGCAGACAAAAATATCTTTTTTAGTGGAGACTCAGGTTATTTTGCTGGATTTAAGGAAATAGGTGAACGGCTTGGTCCGTTTGATCTAACGTTAATAGAAACTGGCGCCTATGATAAAGATTGGTCTGATATTCACATGACGCCAGAGCAAAGCGTACAAGCTCATATAGATCTGCGAGGAACGCATATGATCCCCATTCATAATGGTACTTTTGACTTGGCTTTTCACTCTTGGTTTGATCCGCTCGCAAGAGTGAAAGTCGCGGCAGAGCAAAATCAAGTGGCACTGGTAACACCTGTTGTAGGTGAAGTTTTGACGCTATCAGAAACGCTATCAAGTAGCAGCTGGTGGGAAGCGTTGATGCCCTAA
- a CDS encoding LysE family translocator has translation MVQYWPEFLSLAIIHFVAVILPGPDFVITVRQSLKYGRLHGTMTALGIGAGLSVHILYTLLGVGALMQASPWVLQVAKLIGAAYLIYIAIQLLKSAGTIQLDAENAQADVSSQSLKKAFSLGFLTNATNPKATLFFLAVVTNVVSQGTPLHIQLFYGTWMCSVNALWFICVSLVFSAPSSRAWFLNKMNLVEKALAVLLMAFSLRLLIA, from the coding sequence ATGGTGCAGTATTGGCCAGAGTTTTTGTCATTAGCCATCATTCATTTTGTTGCAGTGATCTTGCCGGGCCCCGACTTTGTTATTACAGTCAGACAGAGCTTAAAATACGGCAGACTACATGGCACAATGACAGCCTTGGGAATTGGCGCTGGGCTTAGTGTTCATATCTTATATACCTTACTTGGTGTCGGCGCACTGATGCAGGCCTCACCTTGGGTTTTACAAGTAGCTAAATTAATCGGCGCTGCGTACCTTATCTACATTGCTATTCAACTGCTCAAAAGTGCGGGAACAATTCAACTGGATGCAGAAAATGCCCAGGCTGATGTAAGCTCACAGTCGCTCAAAAAAGCCTTTAGTCTTGGTTTTTTAACTAATGCAACCAACCCAAAAGCAACCCTGTTTTTCTTAGCCGTAGTAACCAATGTCGTCAGCCAAGGAACTCCGTTGCATATTCAACTTTTTTACGGCACTTGGATGTGCAGTGTTAACGCTTTATGGTTTATCTGTGTCAGCTTAGTATTCTCAGCCCCATCTTCCCGAGCTTGGTTCTTGAACAAGATGAACTTGGTTGAAAAAGCACTTGCTGTTTTGCTTATGGCCTTCTCATTAAGGCTGTTAATTGCTTAA
- a CDS encoding LysR family transcriptional regulator, whose amino-acid sequence MTTSKHIELLQEMSIFVSVVNTGSFSKSARQLGVSPSSVSRAIKLLEQQLGVCLLQRTTRSLRLSETGRAVYERCTQLEQAAKDVISLCESYHQTAQGTVKIAAPKAVAHSLIHPNVMAFLGKFPNIDVHLVLDDNALDLIRDEIDILFKITNEPPQGLIGRSVMTIEHIVAASPKYLATHSIPTHPKELVQHSCIALGETDADAKWRFRKGTQKLTTPVSGRYKANHTRVRLDAALQGFGITSLPMFVSKDALASGDLIQVLPEWQFETHYSGELWMLYPATRHIPAKVSIFADFIVQRLTRGC is encoded by the coding sequence ATGACGACCAGTAAACATATTGAACTACTGCAAGAAATGTCGATTTTTGTTTCGGTAGTGAATACTGGAAGCTTCTCCAAAAGCGCTCGGCAATTAGGTGTCTCGCCGTCATCAGTGAGTCGTGCCATAAAACTACTTGAACAGCAATTGGGGGTGTGTTTACTTCAACGTACCACACGCAGCTTAAGATTGAGCGAAACAGGAAGGGCTGTATATGAGCGCTGTACTCAGTTGGAACAAGCCGCCAAAGACGTCATCTCGCTTTGTGAAAGCTATCATCAAACGGCACAAGGAACAGTAAAAATCGCAGCGCCAAAAGCGGTCGCACATTCACTAATTCACCCAAATGTGATGGCGTTTCTAGGCAAATTTCCAAATATTGACGTTCATTTGGTGCTAGATGACAACGCGTTGGATTTGATCCGTGATGAAATAGACATTCTATTTAAAATTACCAACGAACCTCCACAAGGCTTAATCGGTAGAAGCGTAATGACGATAGAACATATAGTGGCGGCATCACCAAAATATCTTGCGACCCACTCAATTCCTACTCACCCTAAAGAACTAGTACAACACAGCTGTATTGCCTTGGGGGAAACGGATGCTGATGCTAAGTGGCGATTCAGAAAAGGCACACAAAAACTCACAACCCCAGTTAGCGGGCGCTATAAAGCAAATCATACTCGAGTGAGGTTAGATGCTGCGCTGCAAGGGTTTGGGATCACAAGCTTACCTATGTTTGTATCTAAAGATGCGTTAGCGTCAGGAGACTTGATACAGGTATTACCTGAATGGCAATTTGAGACTCACTATTCAGGCGAGCTGTGGATGCTATACCCAGCAACTCGCCATATTCCTGCAAAAGTGAGTATTTTTGCTGACTTTATTGTACAGCGACTTACCAGGGGTTGTTGA
- a CDS encoding DUF411 domain-containing protein, protein MKKFYLVMMLWLMSATAYGKSNIELEVFKSPTCGCCELWLNHLTAQGIAHKATDLNYLGSLKSKLGIKQNFQSCHSGVSKNGFIFEGHVPAKFIKQFLQNETLTQDTQNIGLSVPAMPLGSPGMEVGERFMPYQVLLLKKDGSYEIFAEIDSYEEQF, encoded by the coding sequence ATGAAAAAGTTTTATTTAGTGATGATGCTATGGCTAATGAGTGCCACGGCATACGGTAAATCCAATATAGAATTGGAAGTCTTTAAATCCCCAACCTGCGGCTGTTGTGAGCTGTGGTTAAATCATTTAACTGCGCAAGGTATCGCGCACAAAGCCACCGATTTAAATTATCTTGGCTCACTTAAGAGTAAGCTTGGTATTAAGCAAAATTTTCAATCTTGTCACTCCGGGGTTTCTAAAAATGGTTTTATTTTTGAAGGGCATGTTCCTGCCAAGTTTATTAAACAGTTTTTGCAAAACGAAACGTTAACTCAAGACACACAAAATATCGGCTTGAGTGTGCCGGCGATGCCACTTGGATCGCCTGGTATGGAAGTTGGCGAGCGTTTTATGCCTTATCAAGTATTGCTACTTAAAAAAGATGGGAGCTATGAGATTTTTGCTGAAATCGACAGCTATGAGGAGCAATTCTAA
- a CDS encoding TolC family protein: MTIKASLFIATLILPQIAQANIATLEQAIDAAISNDPWLKSSQYKRSAMQSMSREALSYPDPQVSIGMMNLPVDSWEFNQEGMTQLKVGVMQMLPRGDSLEIKSQQLALDAKKQPILQADRKAQVRRDVSQVWLDIVQAKKTLELIERDSVLFDQMVEIANASYSNALGATRQQDVIRAQLEVMQLDDKRSAAYQQLNTAKAKLSQWLLNDAFTNSNALSVLAQNEVKLPLIRSIAPKLMQQRPVDSQAVVKHLTHHPLVVAADVDTYRANQGVKLAEQAYKPQFSVNASYAYRDDAPNQMSRTDFFSVGVSFDVPLFTDGKQDQQKAAATAQVEASKTDRLLVLKQLFSSLNGEIQTIQRLQERQSLYAKSIVAQSAEQAEAALTAYTNDDGDFSEVVRARIAKLNAQLSALSIDIALLKAVVRSNYYLAQIEEDASHE, translated from the coding sequence ATGACAATTAAAGCTTCCCTGTTTATCGCAACACTGATACTGCCACAGATAGCACAGGCCAATATTGCAACGTTAGAGCAAGCGATAGATGCCGCCATCAGTAACGATCCTTGGCTTAAATCTAGCCAATACAAGCGTTCTGCGATGCAATCTATGAGCCGCGAAGCATTGAGCTATCCCGATCCTCAGGTGTCCATCGGTATGATGAATCTGCCTGTTGATAGTTGGGAGTTTAACCAAGAAGGGATGACTCAGCTTAAAGTTGGCGTGATGCAGATGTTACCGCGAGGAGATAGCCTAGAAATTAAGAGCCAGCAATTGGCACTTGACGCTAAAAAGCAACCGATTTTACAAGCGGATAGAAAAGCGCAAGTGCGCCGCGACGTTTCTCAGGTGTGGCTTGATATTGTACAAGCCAAAAAAACTTTAGAATTGATTGAGCGTGATAGCGTGCTGTTTGACCAAATGGTCGAAATTGCCAATGCCAGCTACTCCAATGCGCTTGGTGCAACACGCCAGCAAGATGTGATCCGTGCTCAGCTTGAGGTGATGCAGTTAGACGACAAACGTTCTGCGGCTTATCAGCAGCTTAACACCGCTAAGGCAAAGCTTTCGCAATGGCTTTTAAATGATGCATTCACTAATTCAAATGCGCTGAGTGTCCTTGCACAAAACGAAGTGAAACTGCCGTTGATCCGCTCAATTGCGCCAAAGTTAATGCAGCAACGCCCAGTTGATAGCCAAGCTGTAGTAAAACATTTGACTCATCACCCGTTGGTTGTTGCAGCCGACGTTGATACATACCGCGCTAATCAAGGGGTAAAGTTAGCTGAGCAGGCATATAAACCACAGTTTTCCGTCAATGCGAGTTATGCATATCGAGATGATGCACCAAATCAAATGTCTCGCACTGACTTTTTTAGCGTTGGTGTGTCATTCGACGTTCCGTTATTTACAGATGGAAAACAAGACCAGCAAAAAGCGGCAGCAACTGCACAAGTTGAGGCGAGTAAAACCGACCGATTGCTGGTGCTAAAGCAGCTGTTTTCAAGCTTAAATGGAGAAATTCAAACTATCCAACGATTGCAAGAAAGGCAATCGCTATACGCAAAATCAATTGTGGCACAAAGCGCTGAACAAGCCGAAGCTGCATTGACTGCTTATACCAACGATGATGGCGACTTTTCCGAGGTAGTGAGGGCGCGTATCGCGAAACTGAATGCGCAGTTATCAGCACTTTCCATTGATATTGCATTGTTAAAAGCGGTGGTACGCAGTAACTACTATTTGGCTCAAATTGAAGAGGATGCAAGCCATGAATAA